CTGACCACCGGTTCCGTCCATGTCGATGGTCGCAGGGTCAGCCAGTGTTCACGATCTGTCCGGACCGGGCAGCGGGTTGAGGTTTTCCTGGACGGCCTGCCGCTTGAAAAGCACCTGATTGATGCGCGACAGGTCCTGTTTGAAGATGAAAACCTGCTGGTTCTCAACAAGCCGGCGGGGCTTGATACCCAGCCGACTCCGTCCCGGTTTCAGGGCACTCTCTACCAGGGCATTCTTGATTATCTCGGTCGCGGCAAGGGGGCCGGCCGCCGACCCGAGATCGGCATGGTGCAGCGTCTTGACCGTGACACGTCCGGAGTCATCGCTTTTTCGATTCATCCCCGGGCTCACCGGTCTCTCAGCGAGCAGTTCCGGCATCACAAAATCCGCAAAACCTACCTCGCCCTGGTTTCCGGCAAGCTTGAAAATGAACAGGGTGAATTCAAATCCAACCTCGCTAAAATCAGGGCCATCAACAGGGTGCGCTCGGTTGCGCGCGGCGGCAAGCCGGCCCTGACCCGCTATCGCCTGGTCCTCGCTGCCGGTGGGGTTTCCCTGGTGGAGGTGGAACTGGTTACCGGTCGCATGCATCAGATCCGGGCCCATTTTTCCGAAGCGGGCCATCCTCTTTGCGGAGACATCCGCTACGACGGTGTTGGCCGTCTCCATGGTCTCGATATCCCCGGGCAGTTGCTTCACTCCTGGAAGCTGAGTCTGGCGCACCCCGTGACAGGGCAGGCCCTCGACCTGAAGGCGCCTCTCCCTCGCGACTGGTTGCCCCTGCTTGAAGCCTGTGGTTTTCCTGCCGCGATGCTGCGCAACCTTGTGGCCTCCGATTGAGTCGTTGCGCGCGGCATCGTGAATCGCTAGTATAGCTTTCACCTGAATCCGTGAGTCCCTTGTCGGCGGACAGCACAAGTCAT
This region of Geothermobacter hydrogeniphilus genomic DNA includes:
- a CDS encoding RluA family pseudouridine synthase, which encodes MNFSENDVPGERQRQHFKRIVSVAEDSLRIDQYLSAVLPQFSRGFWKKVLTTGSVHVDGRRVSQCSRSVRTGQRVEVFLDGLPLEKHLIDARQVLFEDENLLVLNKPAGLDTQPTPSRFQGTLYQGILDYLGRGKGAGRRPEIGMVQRLDRDTSGVIAFSIHPRAHRSLSEQFRHHKIRKTYLALVSGKLENEQGEFKSNLAKIRAINRVRSVARGGKPALTRYRLVLAAGGVSLVEVELVTGRMHQIRAHFSEAGHPLCGDIRYDGVGRLHGLDIPGQLLHSWKLSLAHPVTGQALDLKAPLPRDWLPLLEACGFPAAMLRNLVASD